DNA from bacterium:
CCATTACATCGCCACCGACCTGGGAAATTGCGCTCAGCCTTCTCGTCCTCATATCAGCAATTGTCTTTACCATCTGGATCGCAGCGAAGATCTTCCGAACCGGCATTCTGCTCACAGGCAAGCGCCCCGGCCTTACGGAGATCTTTCGCTGGATTCGCTCCTGAGGCTCACTCATGAAAGATCTCCTGTTTATTGTCGCACTGATCGTACTCATTATCGTCGCGCTGAAGATTCTCTTCTGGACCATCAGCAAGGCGATTACCATCGCCATCTTCGCTGCCGTCGTGTATATCGTATTTCGCATCGTCACCGCACGGAAGCGCAAGGGCACCTGACAGGGCAGCCGCCAGGTGGAAATACCTCTCCCCAGGTGCTTCGTGCGATTGAAAATCGTATGTTGCATAGGTTACATCGGGATTTCCCCGGTGATCATTCGTAGGACAGCAACCCTGTCCTATGTTTTTACGGAGCCAAGCAGATGAACAAACCCATTGTGGCCATCGTGGGACGCCCGAATGTCGGGAAGTCCACCCTCTTCAACCGCATCATCGGGGGACGCAAGGCCATTGTCATGGACCAGCCGGGCGTAACGCGTGACCGCCACTATGGCGAATCCGACTGGGCGGGACGCGATTTCATTCTGATTGATACCGGTGGGTATGTTCCCGAATCAGACGATGTATTCGAGCGTGCCATCCGTGAGCAGGTGCGCATCTCCATCGAGGAAGCCGCCGTGATTGTATTTCTCGTCGATGGACAGGAAGGGCTGTATCCCATCGACATGGAACTGGCGAACATGCTTCGCAAGAGCAACAAGAAAGTCGTCCTCGCAGTCAATAAGATTGACAGTCAGAAGTACGCGCTGAATCATACTGAGTTTTATTCCCTCGGATTGGGAGACCCGCAGTCCGTGAGCGCGATCAGCGGACGCAGCACGGGCGATCTGCTCGACATCATTGTCGAGGGCTTCCCTCCTCCCGTTGAGGAGGAGGAGGAGGAACATCTTCAGCTCGCCATCATCGGGCGGCCCAATGTCGGGAAATCGTCCATCACCAACGCTCTGCTCGGCAGGGAACGCTCCATTGTAACCGACGTGCCGGGTACCACGCGCGATGCGATCGATTCCCGACTTGACTACAAGGGGAAGCGCATCACACTTGTCGATACGGCCGGACTGCGCCGGAAGAGCAAGGTGCGGGAGAACGTGGAGTTTTTCTCCACCCTGCGTACCATCAAAAGCATTCAACGCTGCGATGTCGCCCTCTGTCTGCTCGATGGGTCGGAAGGAATGACGCATCAGGACATTGACGTTCTGAGCGAAGCCGTCCGCTTCAACAAGGGTGTCGTCATCGTGGTCAACAAATGGGACCTGGTGGAAAAGGATCACCGCACCGCCGATCTGATCACGAAAGACATCTATGCCCGTGTGAAGATGTTCGATTACATCCCGGTGATTTTCGTTTCCGCAATGACGCAGCAGCGCGTGTTCAAAGCTTTGGACCTCTGCCTCGAGGTTTACGAGGAACGCAACAAGCGCATCCCAACCTCAGAGCTGAATGATCGCATTCTGGAGATCCTCCGGGCGACACCTCCCCCGGCAACACCAACCGGGAAGCAGGTAAAAATCCGCTACGCCACGCAGGTCCGTGAATCTCCCCCTGTCATCGTGCTGTTTGCCAACGAGCCGAAATACATCCCGGAGAGCTACAGGCGCTTCGTAACACGGCAGATTCGCGGAATCTGGACATTCAAAGGGGTTCCACTCACGGTGCAATTCCGCAAGACCACACCGGAATAATTCTTTCGAGGAAATTTCCTGGCACGTTTTGGTGTTGCATCATGGGGACGGGAGTGCCGGGGCAACACGACCCGGCTGTATGTATGAGAACAAGAGTACAGCATGAGCAAAGAGAAGCAGCAACGCGAACAGCAGGAACAACAGGGACCACAGTTCCCGATGAAGGGAATGAACATGTATCGCTGGTTCCTCATCGCCCTCATCCTCATTTTCGGCCTGCAATTTTTCTGGAACTGGTCGCAGCAGGGTTCGACACTGCCGTACAGTCGGTTCAAGGAACTTGTGGCCAGCGGCAAGATTGCAAAAGTGGAAATCGATCAGGGAGTATTGGCCGCGTACAAGGAAAACAAGGGCGACAAGAAGGAAAACACCACCACCCCTGCATACACTGTGGTTATTCCCACGTCCATCCCTGATGACAATCTTATGAAATTGCTCGATGAGCACGATGTGACCGTCGTCGCGGTGCAGGACAACAGTGGCGTATGGACAACGATCATCTGGTTCATCCTCCCAATCGTCATCATGCTCGGTTTTTTCATGTTCATGAGCTCACGCCTCCGCGGCGGAGGCGGTGGAGCCGGCGGACTGTTGTCGATGGGTAAAATGAACGCGCAATCCTACACCAAGGAAAAAGTCAAAACGACGTTTGATGATGTTGCCGGCGCAAAAGAGCAGAAAGAAGCGCTGTACGAAATCATCCATTTTCTGCGGCGGCCGCAGGATTTCCATCGTCTCGGCGGACGTGCACCGAAAGGCGTGCTG
Protein-coding regions in this window:
- the der gene encoding ribosome biogenesis GTPase Der; the protein is MNKPIVAIVGRPNVGKSTLFNRIIGGRKAIVMDQPGVTRDRHYGESDWAGRDFILIDTGGYVPESDDVFERAIREQVRISIEEAAVIVFLVDGQEGLYPIDMELANMLRKSNKKVVLAVNKIDSQKYALNHTEFYSLGLGDPQSVSAISGRSTGDLLDIIVEGFPPPVEEEEEEHLQLAIIGRPNVGKSSITNALLGRERSIVTDVPGTTRDAIDSRLDYKGKRITLVDTAGLRRKSKVRENVEFFSTLRTIKSIQRCDVALCLLDGSEGMTHQDIDVLSEAVRFNKGVVIVVNKWDLVEKDHRTADLITKDIYARVKMFDYIPVIFVSAMTQQRVFKALDLCLEVYEERNKRIPTSELNDRILEILRATPPPATPTGKQVKIRYATQVRESPPVIVLFANEPKYIPESYRRFVTRQIRGIWTFKGVPLTVQFRKTTPE